A single window of Culicoides brevitarsis isolate CSIRO-B50_1 chromosome 3, AGI_CSIRO_Cbre_v1, whole genome shotgun sequence DNA harbors:
- the LOC134833053 gene encoding vesicle transport protein GOT1B, with translation MFEVTDMQKIGVGLTGFGLLFLFLGVILLFDKGLLAIGNILFICGLGCVIGLERTFRFFFQKHKIKASVAFLGGIIVVLCGFPLIGMIIESYGFFLLFSGFFPVAINFLRRVPIIGSILNFPVIDNMVTKLIGDSERTRV, from the exons ATGTTTGAAGTTACTGATATGCAAA AAATCGGTGTTGGACTCACAG GATTCGGTTTGCTTTTTCTCTTCTTAGGAGTAATACTATTGTTTGATAAAGGTCTTCTTGCAATAGGCAAT attttattcatttgtggATTAGGATGCGTAATTGGTTTGGAAAGGACTTTTaggtttttctttcaaaaacacAAGATTAAAGCATCAGTGGCGTTTCTAGGTGGTAtaattgttgttttgtgtGGATTTCCACTCATAGGAATGATTATTGAATCTTatgggttttttttattgttcagcGGATTTTTTCCTGtagcaatcaattttttacgcAGAGTACCAATTATCGGaagcattttaaatttccctGTTATTGataat ATGGTTACTAAGTTAATTGGAGACAGTGAACGAACAAGagtgtaa
- the LOC134833052 gene encoding ADP,ATP carrier protein produces the protein MALNMAKDFAAGGISAAVSKTAVAPIERVKLLLQVQHINKQIPPEQRYKGIVDCFVRIPKEQGIGAFWRGNLANVIRYFPTQALNFAFKDKYKMIFLGGVDKNTQFWRYFVGNLASGGAAGATSLCFVYPLDFARTRLAADVGKGPAERQFNGLIDCLSKVFKSDGMTGLYKGFGVSVQGIIIYRAAYFGFYDTARGMLPDPKKTPLYVSWAIAQVVTTVAGIVSYPMDTVRRRMMMQSGVKKSEQIYKNTLHCWAVIAKTEGTGAFFKGAFSNVLRGTGGAFVLVLYDEIKKVIA, from the exons ATGGCTCTTAATATGGCGAAAGATTTTGCAGCTGGAGGTATCTCCGCAGCTGTTTCAAAAACTGCAGTTGCCCCAATTGAACGTGTTAAATTGTTGCTCCAAGTACAacatataaataaacagaTTCCTCCTGAGCAGCGCTACAAAGGCATAGTGGATTGTTTTGTACGTATTCCAAAAGAACAAGGGATTGGTGCATTCTGGAGAGGAAATCTGGCCAATGTTATACGTTATTTCCCAACACAAGCACTTAATTTTGCGTTCAAAGACAAGTATAAGATG atttttttgggTGGTGTTGATAAAAATACACAATTTTGGAGGTATTTTGTTGGAAACTTAGCATCCGGTGGTGCTGCAGGAGCAACTTCACTTTGTTTTGTATACCCTCTTGATTTTGCCAGAACACG TTTGGCTGCAGACGTTGGCAAAGGTCCCGCAGAACGTCAGTTTAATGGCCTAATAGATTGTCTTAGCAAAGTATTCAAAAGTGATGGTATGACTGGTCTGTACAAAGGATTTGGTGTTTCTGTACAAGGTATCATTATCTACAGAGCTGCATATTTTGGTTTCTACGATACAGCTCGTG gAATGCTTCCTGATCCTAAAAAAACTCCTTTGTATGTATCTTGGGCTATTGCACAAGTTGTAACGACTGTTGCTGGAATTGTATCTTATCCAATGGACACAGTTAGAAGACGTATGATGATGCAATCTGGagttaaaaaatctgaacaaatttacaaaaacacCCTTCACTGTTGGGCAGTCATTGCTAAAACAGAAGGTACAGGAGCATTCTTTAAAGGGGCCTTCTCAAACGTATTGAGAGGTACTGGTGGAGCCTTTGTTCTTGTGCTTTACgatgaaatcaaaaaagtaattgCCTAA
- the LOC134835969 gene encoding protein hairless — protein MFLIKQTDLALENIIHINQPTKCSHSATTMKQEESHNFTHTENGSISTQTSKSSNECISSENTNCVASRVSSSFESPSSPNQNIIIPMSPHDATINLKKTEKNGSKQDNTYLTSRANNNNTPAITGDRLQFFKDGKFILELARAREGDKIGWVSVPRKAYWPPRVLSSISGNFKNNISNASFSCSDDNSSAQSSPYSQRDHHWKKNIPKKHVSKEMIMFYYRPIKVIKFSNEVMKSAKRKHRRPYDESKVSVTIIKNEKELKTQKETSNTNKCFINDIQKLNVVINKEKTGRKLDIIIQKLKSRINSGLLRLNHINVSHHQHISPRKRILREFEKVSLEDTQKLYKRSRCKTGASSSLNGQSLVCSTKYSSALPQSLQLTTSMSKCNQIDMKTKTQPVNSLSSSSTTTTKQANTEHSNTSKCQLASQYRISSYSITSLLGHESSSSSTKKKQQTNVTSFDEQITSKDDTLGSNTQDILEQTFKYGNSTSVPIQKGNATLSADNKIKSSYLSETSHYQHTSVSPSHRYSPLLGLQNRRPPLVLNKSKVHSPTRNINTSRQHSSSLSPIVESGIRALPKKGICYQQQFQQDDAFNTDSSNGKVELTIRKEENIEHNLNNMYHPVSSPFVQSNTSSSMYPYMFTPQTSFLNTSFSSYYQYAAATMYRNPLWMHYPASLVGQSPVPILEQFNVSHNPTWVPMEQTLATNKSNNTGEESEAFKTKDEQSSDVPLNLSRH, from the exons atgtttttaattaaacaaacagATTTAGCTttagaaaatataattcaCATTAATCAACCCACAAAATGCTCACATTCAGCAACTACAATGAAACAAGAAGAAAGTCATAATTTTACGCATACTGAAAATGGCAGTATATCCACGCAAACTTCTAAAAGTTCAAATGAATGTATCAGTAGTGAAAATACAAATTGTGTTGCATCGAGAGTTTCATCCTCTTTTGAAAGTCCTAGTTCACCAAATCAAAACATTATAATTCCTATGAGTCCACATGATGCTACTATAAATCTCaagaaaacggaaaaaaatggaTCAAAACAAGATAACACATATTTAACAAGCAgagcaaataataacaataccCCAGCTATTACAGGAGACCGTTTGCAATTCTTTAAAG atGGAAAATTTATCTTGGAGTTAGCACGTGCACGCGAAGGCGATAAAATTGGATGGGTATCTGTACCACGAAAGGCATATTGGCCTCCTAGAGTTCTGTCTAGCATAAgtggtaattttaaaaacaatatcaGCAATGCATCATTTAGTT gctcTGATGATAATAGCTCTGCTCAATCATCACCATACTCGCAACGTGATCATCATTGGAAGAAGAATATTCCGAAAAAACACGTTTCAAAGGAAATGATTATGTTCTATTACCGTCctataaaagttattaaattttcaaatgaagtTATGAAATCTGCAAAAAGAAAGCACCGTAGACCTTACGATGAAAGCAAAGTAAGTGTTACGATaatcaaaaacgaaaaagaatTGAAGACGCAGAAGGAAACCTcaaacacaaataaatgtttcataaatgatatacaaaaacttaatgttgtaataaacaaagaaaagaCTGGTAGAAAGCTGGATATtatcatacaaaaattgaaaagtagaATAAACTCAGGTCTATTAAGACTTAATCATATAAATGTTTCACATCATCAACATATCTCACCAAGAAAACGAATACTCAGAGAATTTGAAAAGGTATCTTTAGAAGACACTCAAAAACTCTACAAGCGATCTCGATGTAAGACTGGTGCCTCAAGTAGTTTAAATGGACAATCACTTGTTTGTAGTACTAAATATTCATCTGCATTACCACAATCACTACAATTAACAACCTCTATGTCTAAATGTAACCAAATAGATATGAAAACTAAGACGCAACCAGTTAATTCTTTGAGTTCAAGTTCTACTACTACTACTAAGCAGGCAAATACAGAGCATTCAAACACTTCAAAATGTCAATTAGCATCACAATATCGAATTTCAAGTTACAGTATCACATCATTGCTTGGACATgaatcgtcatcatcatcaacaaaaaaaaaacaacaaactaaTGTTACAAGTTTTGATGAACAAATAACTTCGAAAGACGATACTTTAGGCTCCAACACACAAGATATCTTGGAGCAAACATTTAAGTATGGTAATTCCACATCCGTACCAATACAAAAAGGAAATGCTACTTTGTCTgctgataataaaattaaaagtagttATTTGTCAGAAACATCTCATTATCAACATACTTCAGTATCTCCATCACATAGATACTCACCATTATTAGGATTGCAAAATAGAAGACCACCACTAGTCCTCAATAAGAGTAAGGTTCATTCTCCTACAAGAAACATAAACACTAGTCGTCAGCATAGCTCAAGTTTATCTCCTATTGTTGAATCCGGTATAAGAGCACTGCCAAAAAAAGGCATTTGTTATCAACAACAATTTCAACAAGATGATGCATTCAACACAGACAGCTCAAATGGAAAAGTAGAACTAACTattagaaaagaagaaaacattgaacataatttaaataacatgTATCACCCTGTATCATCCCCTTTTGTTCAATCGAATACGTCATCTTCAATGTATCCATACATGTTCACACCCCAAACATCTTTTCTTAATACATCTTTCTCATCGTACTATCAATATGCTGCAGCAACTATGTACAGAAATCCATTATGGATGCATTATCCTGCTTCTTTAGTAGGTCAATCACCTGTTCCAATCTTAGAACAATTCAATGTTTCACATAATCCAACCTGGGTTCCTATGGAGCAAACTTTGGCTACAAATAAATCTAATAACACTGGAGAAGAATCTGAAGCATTTAAAACAAAGGATGAACAAAGCTCTG atgttccattaaatttatcgagacattaa